The genomic stretch AAATAAATAATTTCCTTTAATCAGTTTAATAATCATAAAATTTTAATAAAACTACAAGGGAATAATAAAAATTATTCCCTTGAAATTAGCTTATTTATCTAAAATAAACTAAGGCAAAAAATTATCTTACCATGTAACACACACTGGCGGTTACCGGCGGAGGTAAACAACCACCAACAAATTCCGGCAAAGTCTGCACTGGCGTCCCACCATTATCCGGCACTTCTTCATCAATGCGAATTTCTTCGTACTTATCCATGTCCATTCCTCCTTTTGATAATGCCTTTAAAACTCATCTCACACAGTTATTTGCTAATATACAAAAAATATAAAAATTTGTCACCAAATTTGATATCTATAATCAATCATAATAATCTACTACAATACTTTACTCATTATTACATATTAAAATGAAAAATAATCATTCAACCCTAAAAAATGCTGAGATAAGCCTCCAGATAACGTCAGATTTGAAAACAAAAAGGTTTAGCACAGAAAGAGCAGAAAGGGCGACGAGTAATACTATAATCAGCCCCTTTTCAATGTCCTGAGCTTTTATGGTGGCGCAGAGGACAGGATCTTTGGATAGATACGCACTCGCCGCGTATAGCTCCTCTCCTATCAGAGTATAGTCACAGGAAGTTATAAAAAACGGAAGCTGAGTCACGGCGTCGGTTCCTGCTATCTGAATTGCACCTGTAGAATTTCCTGTCTCGGCTAAAAGAAGGGATTCAGCCCAAAACATTCCTAAAAATAGGTTGGTTGCAGGTTTCTCTCTAAGCATTATACCGTTAACCGCAGCGACAAAGGCAAATTGGTGTTCGGATATGAAGAAGACCTGATCTGAATTAAAGGCGTCAGGCCTACCCGCTTCAAGATAAGATTCCTTCACTACTTCCGATGTCACCGTATAGACAATCGGGTCTGCTGATGGAACTATTATTGTAGATTCGTATTCAGCGACTTTTTTCGATACCGGACCGAGAATGTTGATCGAAGCGACGGTTGCTATGTCGTCCATGGTGGAAAGGCCGGGAACATAAAGAACAGGTCTTCCCATTTCCGTCGCTCTTCCTACGGCTTCGTCTAAGGCATCCAATCCGGCTATCTTTCTTATAAACAGCAGTTTACCCTTCTTCGCAGAATTAATAAAATAAACTATTAAGATAAAAGCTAAAGCCGCCGCAAGAAAAGTATTCACTTTTGTTTTGTTGAATATTGAAGCGGATGAACTGAAAAAATCACTTTCGCCAATAACATCAAGCTCTGTCTCTTGTTGGGAAACCGCAACAATTTTGTATGAAACGTTCATGCCTGCTTCGAGAGGATATCGCGGATCGCAATCGACAAAAACTGTCTCTGCTGGTGAACTCAATCTCCCCAAAAAATAAAAACCTTCTCCGGGAGAATCTTTTCTATAAACGAGATAACCAACAGCTTCAGGATTGTCAGTTGGATTCCAGAATACCAAAAGAGCAGATCCGTCATCATTCGGTAAGTCCTCGACGAAAACTCCGCCGTTTATTGCCGAAAAACTCACCACTAAAATAAAAGCGCCGAGTATTGTTTTCATGTTTCACTTCATCTTAAAATTCCGAGCCAGTCATGCAATAGGAATTGAATTCTGCCTATGAGAAGAGAAACACGCGCCATAATCGTATAGCCGAACGATGCTCCGAAAGCTATCATGACAAACCATATTCCGAGCCTCGAAGTTTTGCCTACGATGCCTTCGTGTTTCAGAGAGAAAAAGAAATAAAAAAGAGTAGATACAACACCAACGAGTAATAGAAGTGCCCACCAGGAATTCAGACTTGTAGGGTTGAATCCCGTCAAAATTGTACCCTGGACTTGCGGAAAAATATTTGTTTCAATGCTCGGTGAAATTGATATACCGTTGAAATAGCCCATCATCAAAGCTATGGGCCACCTCGCCAGCCAGCTTTGTTTGGGAAAAAATCTGAAAAAATACAGAGATCCCAGCAGAGTCGGTATTGCGACATATATAAATCCGGGCCAGTTACTTTGAATAAAAGCATCTCTAAGAGGCATTGCAATATAAGGTATTGCCGTCATGTGCCATACAATGGCTATTGACCACCCAACTGAAGCCCCGACAAAAACGTGTTCGGCAAACCTGTAGAGCGGATTGTCTTTATATAGAAAGGAATAAATAGTCAGCGTCAGAAAAGCCGCTATCCATACCCAAATGCTTGTCGAAATGTGCATCAGAGCCTCCTCTCTCTGTTCTTTTTTAGTACGAAGAAGGAAATGTTGCCGAGTATAACCATAACTATTATGAGTATATGAACAAAATTCTGTGAAGCCATTGCAATGCCGGCTTGTTTTCTTACTTCGATGTTGAGTCTCTGGGCGTTTAATTCTTCGTATTCAGCCGCGCCTTTCATACCGCCTAACATGCCAATAAACTGTCTTGTTTGAAGAAAAGTATAATATTCAGCAGCGCTGACCGCAGTGGTTCCAACTCCAATCGGGGTTCCGTACCTTGTTCCGGCATAAATCATCCACCATCTTGATACTGCCGAACCTGCAATATCAACAATCAAACCTATGTCTTCAAGTCTTCTAATGTTATCCATCATCGGTAAAAACTTCAAACTATCACCGTGTACATCAATTCTAAAAGTACCGATCAGGTCTTCACCCATACCAACAATTACAGCTAATCCTCCAGGAGCAAAAGGTAAAAAGACATAATCCTTCCCGTAAATAATCGAGTCTCCGTTCGCTAAGTGATAATTCATTTCTTCAAGCACAGTTCTCTCTGTTATTTGTGCTAAACCGTAACCATCAGGGTAAAGTCCTCCATAGAGGATAACAGGAATGTCAGCTTCGAGAGCGTGTCTGAAGAGTGCGTTTGCCATGGGTTGCAGTTCAGGTGAAGTAGAAGGTGAATAATCCGTTACTATTATTATCGGTTTTTGGGTGTATTTGAGGCTGTCAACGAAATTCCAAAGGTTGAGAGTCGGAGGGGATGTTGTAACGGGAAATCTAAGGTTAGTAATTGAGGGAATAATTACAGATAAACCGATTAGCAGAAAAAGCCATCTTCTGTCCAATTTTTCCATAAAAAGCCAAAATTTCATCAGTCACCTCCCCCGAGGTACGCCCTCTCAATTCCAAGGATTATTTTCAAAGATGTAGCGATTGACCCCAGACCTATGCCGATTGTAATTCCCCTTTGAGCCGCTGTATTAGGATATACAAGGATCCACTCAACTACTCCGTCCAGAAAACTCCCGAAAGAAACCCTTCCCAGCATGACTATTATCGCCGTTACTAAAAGTGCAAAAGCCATTGCATTCCTCGCTTTGAAAGATTTGAACGCGGCGGAAGCTATATAAAATGAAAGAAGAGAGAACATGGTCGAGTCGAGAGAGACATTGATGCTTCTGTAGAGATTCGAGAAAAGCCAGCCGTTTGTTCCGCCTCTTCCAAAAATCCCCACTCCTGCCATCCCGAGAAGACAGAAAATAGCTACACCAGAATAGAAGCTGTCTTTGTTCTTTCTCGCTATTTTTCTTGTATGGACGTAGAAAAAGCTGGCCAATCCGAGCACTAAAGCAAAAGCACCTGATATTCTCACCCATTCTGCCATACTGTCGTAAAAGGTCTGCGACACTGGATGCGGTATGAAAAACTGGATTATCATAGCCAAGCCGAGCAGAAATACGACGAGAAGGGGAAGAGTCCTCTTTAAAAACATTTCCCAACTCCTTTAGATTTATGTGAAAACTCTATCATTGTCACGATCCAAAAATTGACATAATTACTCTTGACATTAATTCGGATTTGATAAAATTGAAATTCAGAACAGCCAGTATTGAAAGTAGAACGAGAAGAATCAATATCATTGCTTTTTCTACGTCCTGGGCTTTTATAGTGCCTACGAGAACTGGATCTCGTGACAGGTAAGCGCTTGCAGCATAGAGTTCTTCTCCAATGAGAGTGTAATCGCAGGAGGTGACGAAAAAAGGAAGCTGTGTCACTGAGTCTGTCCCTGCTATTTGAACAGCTCCAGTTGCGTTTCCTGTCTCGGCGAGAAGAAGCGATTCGGCCCAGAACATACCAAGGAAAAGGTTTGTCGCCGGCTTTTCCCTCATCATTATTCCGTTTACGGCGGCGACAAAAGCAAACTGACTTTCTGAGACAAAAAAGACCTGGTCTTCCTGGAAGGCGTCAGGTCTTCCTGCTTCAAGGTAAGCCTCTTTGACAACTTCATGTGTTATCGTATAGACGATCGGATCTCTGTTTGGGACGAGAATTTTAGTCTCGTATTCGGCGACTTTTTTTGCGACTGGTCCGAGAATGTTTATAGAAGCGACAGTGGCTATATCAGACATAGATGAAAGCCCCGGAACGTAGAGAACCGATCTGCCCATCTCCGTCGCTCTTCCTACTGCTTCATCCAGGGCGTCAAGACCTGCTATTTTCCTTATAAAAAGACTTTTTCCTTTTTTAGCAATATTTAAAAATACTAGTAAAGCGATAAAAACAATAGCAACAGCTATGATGGTATTTTTTTTAGTCGAGTTGAAAAAAGAATATGAAGGCGAGAATTCTTCTGAAAAACCTATTTCCAGCAATTCATTTTCATTCTCATCAACAGCGACAATTCTGTAAAAAACTGTCATTCCGGCGTTTAAAGGAGCCCTCGGGTCGCAGTCGACAAAAACCGTATTTGAAATGTCGCTGGATTTGCCTATTTGGACGTATTCGGCGTCAGGCGCATCTTTCCTGTATATTTTGTACATGAAAAAGTCCGGAATATCGCCCGGCGGCTCCCAGCTGACAATGAGGGCTGAGCCATCGTCGTCGTGGACGTCTTCAACGCATATTGGAGACCCAACCAGGGGCAAATATCCCCACAAGATCAGGACAAGCGCTGGAACAATTCTATGAATAATCATGCCTACTCCTCGATGAGTTCTACGTTAGCTCTCGGCAACAGCACCTGTTTACCGTCCTGTAGTTTGACCTTTACTACTCTGACTTTCGCCTCTGTTTCAATTTGCCTGGGTTCGGCTGGGAGTTCCGAAACTTCCCCTATCAAACCGAAGTGGGGTTCTCTTATTATCCTGACGAGTGTGCCTACTACCATCATACCTGATTCTTTGAACTCTATCTTTTTATCGTCATCGGAAAGCTTTATGGGGATTATTACCTCAGGTCTCATGACCCCCGCCCTTATCTGCGTTGCACCGTTTACCGAAGCCATTGAACCTTTCTTGGAAGACAAAAGTTTGAAAGTTTTATTCGCCATCGCTATCTTTCCGAAACCTTCCGTCACAACGAGAGTCAGTCC from candidate division WOR-3 bacterium encodes the following:
- a CDS encoding fibronectin type III domain-containing protein, which gives rise to MIIHRIVPALVLILWGYLPLVGSPICVEDVHDDDGSALIVSWEPPGDIPDFFMYKIYRKDAPDAEYVQIGKSSDISNTVFVDCDPRAPLNAGMTVFYRIVAVDENENELLEIGFSEEFSPSYSFFNSTKKNTIIAVAIVFIALLVFLNIAKKGKSLFIRKIAGLDALDEAVGRATEMGRSVLYVPGLSSMSDIATVASINILGPVAKKVAEYETKILVPNRDPIVYTITHEVVKEAYLEAGRPDAFQEDQVFFVSESQFAFVAAVNGIMMREKPATNLFLGMFWAESLLLAETGNATGAVQIAGTDSVTQLPFFVTSCDYTLIGEELYAASAYLSRDPVLVGTIKAQDVEKAMILILLVLLSILAVLNFNFIKSELMSRVIMSIFGS